The Dehalobacter sp. region CTTATGGTCTGTAGGTTACCATGTAGACCATTTTTTTTAAGGAGGCATTGCGCTCTGACTTGTTTTCGGCCCCAGTCTCCTTTTTGTCACGAGATCGGCTGTTCGCAATTCAGTGACACGCAGGCAAATCTGTTTTCCGGGTGATAGCCATGAGGTTTGTGTGGGGCCGTGAGTCTTACCTCAGACCTCAGTTGCGACGAGTGGTAACAGCTGGTTGTTGACAATACATCAATCATGTCAGAAATGCGTGACCTCCTTCTTCGGCAACGTCAAGTCAACCTGGTCAGGGACGACAGCTACCGCCGCAAAGAAAAGTTCCTTATGACTACGTATCGACAGTCTATGCGGTAACCTGAAAGATGAAATGATTATTTAGTTTATGCTGGCACATCTTTGTGTCTTCACCTTCTCAGCAGTTATGCTCTAACGGCTTTTCCTCAATTAAGGCATTTTTATAATGCTTCCTCCGTAAGGCTTGATTTATAGCCATATATATCATAGTTAAAAAATGTTTAAAATAAGCACATCCACCCTTATGTGGTATTGATAAACATAGTAAAAACATATACTTAGAAATAAGTAGCCATATATTATAAATAAATGTTGACAAGCGAGCAAAGAGTCGTATTATGGAAACATGCACAGTGTGGATAGGTCAGCATTTAGATGGCAATAATTGATAGGCTTGGCTGTAAGAAATCAGTTTGTGTACTCTGATTTGGCGGGAAGTGAACTCAATCTTGCGAGTAGATTGTTCTGGAGATCATTGAATTGCCTGAAATTTAGTATTTATTCTGTTCTTGGATTTATTGTCGAGTACAAAGCGGAGTTAGGTTATGAGAAATCTCTTTGTGGATCGGATTAAAAATACTTTTAATTTTGTAGATCATAAAAACAAGGAAATGGTGACCGGTTCAGAAGAGGTCTTGGGACGCATTTATGTCTCCCTTCAAGCACATCTTGAGGGAGTGAATCCGTACCCTATTGAAACAATAATAAATTCAATAGTAAGCGAGATTGAAAACTTGCAGTATTTTAAGACACTAAGTGAGTAGTGGGCAAAGATTGGTTCTCTTGGTAATGTAAAAGTCATTGTTTAATAGTGCCTTTGCTAGTTTCTAGTGACCGATGTGTTGATATAATATAATTAAATAACCAAATATTATATTAATTAGTGGTGAAGCTGATGTTGCAGCTAGAGATTGAAATGGATACTAATAGGTGATTTATGTTCCTCGCAACTTCAAACAATAAATTGACTTCTCAAATAGTTACTCAGGTACGTCATGCTATCCTGAGCGGCAAACTGCTGCCCGGTCAGAGACTTCCTGCAGAGAAAGATCTGCTTCTACAGTTCGGGGTAAGCAAGCATACTTTGCGAGAAGCATTACGGGCACTAGAGTCCATGGGTTTTATTGAGATTCGTCAAGGGGCAGGTGGCGGGCCAGTTGTCAATGAAATCGACATGAAAAACACTCGGGACATGATCGCTAGTTTTTTATTCTTCAAAAAAGTTTCTGTCCGGGACCTCTGTGATGTACGGAAGATTTTCGAGCCGTATATTGCAAAGTTAGCCGTCGAGCGATTCAATTCTAACGATATTGAGATGATGAAATCTTTGCACGATATCTATAAAAAAAATCTGATTCGGAAAAAGCCTGGCATCAAAGAAGAGGTTGCCTTCCATACAAAACTCGCTAATGCAAGCGGTAACCCAGTGATTGTCCTAATCCTCGACTTTGTGAACAGTTTGCTGACCGACATCAAGGGGCACCTCAAGCCGGGGCCGAATTTTTCAGAAAAAGTGGTGACAGCTCATCAAGCAATTTTGGATGCTATCATGTCTCGCGATGGACAGGCTGCTGCGGAATGTATGTACAGACATGCTTGCGAAGTTGAAGAGGATTTGATGGAGCTGCTAGCTCATAAATCTCCTGATAGTTAGTGCAGACAATAAATACCATTCTAAGAAGGAGGCAGAAAGTCATGAACAGTCGGCCATTTCGAGTTCCATCTACAATTCATTTCGGTATCAATGCCGTCAATGAGGCCGGTACTGAGGCGAGATATCTCGGCGCACAAAAAGCTCTTCTGATAACCGACAAGGTTTTGGCATCTACCGGGACCATAGACCCTGTTATTAATTCTCTCAAGGAGGCTGGGATCCACACCGTGATTTATGATGGGGTCAATTCGGAGCCGACGACTATCCATGTTCAGGAAGGATTAGACCTTTTCCTGAAGAGTAATTGTGACATCCTGGTAGCCTGCGGCGGCGGTAGCCCTGTTGATGTAGCGAAAGCTGTAAGGATATTGGTGACCAATAAAGGCGAGGTAGAGGACTATATGGGATTCAATAAAATTAAAAATCCCGGCGTCCCGCTTATCGCGATACCCACAACAGCTGGGACCGGCAGTGAAGCCACTATGGTTACCATTATTACTGAGACCTCCCGAGACGTTAAAATGCTTATTGGAAGTCCTTTTCTCTTACCCACGGTTGCGCTGGTTGACCCTATGCTTACTTTGAAAATGCCTCGTGGTTTGACAGCAGCAACCGGACTTGACGCCTTAACTCATGCAATAGAGGCGTATGTGTCGGTAAAGGCCCAACCAATGACAGACATTATAGCAATCTCAGCAATAAGAAGAATTAGCAAATTTCTGCCCCAAGCTTGGGCTAATCCAGAGAATCTGACTGCAAGATCGGAAACCATGCTGGGTGCTCTTCAGGCGGGAATTGCCTTTTCTAATTCTTCCGTGGGCCTTGTGCATGGTATGTCGCGGCCCATTGGTGCCAATTTTCATGTCCCTCATGGAGTGTCCAACGCTGCTCTTCTTGGTGTTGTCATGGAATTTTCACTTTTGGGTGCACCTGATCGTTACGCTGATGTTGCTGAAGCACTAGGTATCAACCTGAAAGGTCTGACTCAAATGGAGGCAGCACAGGCAGGTTCTGAAACTGTTACGAAAATGATTCAAATGCTTGAAATTCCATCTTTGTCTCAGTTGGGCATAAGTCGTGAAAAACTTGATAGTGTTGTTTCCAAGATGGCAGATGATGCTATTGAAAGTGGTAGCCCTGCAAATAATCCACGTAAAGCTACGAAAGAAGAAATAGTCAAACTTTATTACTCCGCATTATGAATCTTTGTTTGAAAAGAAAATCTGCGGAAATAAAAAAACAGAAAGGAAATTTTATGGAGACACTAGCAAAGAAGCCAAAAGTCAATCAACTAAAGGAAGTCAAGCAGC contains the following coding sequences:
- a CDS encoding FadR family transcriptional regulator; amino-acid sequence: MFLATSNNKLTSQIVTQVRHAILSGKLLPGQRLPAEKDLLLQFGVSKHTLREALRALESMGFIEIRQGAGGGPVVNEIDMKNTRDMIASFLFFKKVSVRDLCDVRKIFEPYIAKLAVERFNSNDIEMMKSLHDIYKKNLIRKKPGIKEEVAFHTKLANASGNPVIVLILDFVNSLLTDIKGHLKPGPNFSEKVVTAHQAILDAIMSRDGQAAAECMYRHACEVEEDLMELLAHKSPDS
- a CDS encoding iron-containing alcohol dehydrogenase, encoding MNSRPFRVPSTIHFGINAVNEAGTEARYLGAQKALLITDKVLASTGTIDPVINSLKEAGIHTVIYDGVNSEPTTIHVQEGLDLFLKSNCDILVACGGGSPVDVAKAVRILVTNKGEVEDYMGFNKIKNPGVPLIAIPTTAGTGSEATMVTIITETSRDVKMLIGSPFLLPTVALVDPMLTLKMPRGLTAATGLDALTHAIEAYVSVKAQPMTDIIAISAIRRISKFLPQAWANPENLTARSETMLGALQAGIAFSNSSVGLVHGMSRPIGANFHVPHGVSNAALLGVVMEFSLLGAPDRYADVAEALGINLKGLTQMEAAQAGSETVTKMIQMLEIPSLSQLGISREKLDSVVSKMADDAIESGSPANNPRKATKEEIVKLYYSAL